The bacterium nucleotide sequence CGCGCGAGTCGAAGAGGCTGCCCCATTCCAGCGCCAGGATCTCGCGCTCCAGTTCGTCGGCCGTCATGCCGCTGGCGTACAGCCCGCCGATGATCGCGCCCATCGAGGTGCCGACGATCAGGTCCACCGGCACGCGCGCCGCCTCCAGCACCTTGAGCACGCCGACGTGGGAGAGACCGCGAGCGCCGCCGCCCGACAGCACGAGGCCGACGCGGGGCCGCGCGGGTGCGGTGGATGGGCCTGCTTCGGTGGCCAGGGCAGGCGCTGGCCAGAACCCGATCAGCAGGGCCAATGACAGACACAGGACGGCGAGCGGGCGCGTGGACAGCATGGCGGGGAGGGGCTTTCGCGGGGATTTGCGAAGTGTAGGCGCCTGTCACCAACTGGGCATCGCACTCCAGACGCCGCGCTGCAATCGTGTTACCTT carries:
- a CDS encoding patatin-like phospholipase family protein, with amino-acid sequence MLSTRPLAVLCLSLALLIGFWPAPALATEAGPSTAPARPRVGLVLSGGGARGLSHVGVLKVLEAARVPVDLIVGTSMGAIIGGLYASGMTADELEREILALEWGSLFDSREPRQLLSQRRKEEDLELSPVLRLGFRDGAFRLPTGAVSTRALETMLRRYTL